A window from Primulina huaijiensis isolate GDHJ02 chromosome 11, ASM1229523v2, whole genome shotgun sequence encodes these proteins:
- the LOC140987724 gene encoding ubiquitin domain-containing protein DSK2b-like isoform X2, with protein MGTEGEIGVGVVGGEDANVNIRCSNGSKFSVRTALQSTVGEFKGLLAQNCDIPAEQQRLIYKGRILKDDQTLVSYGLQADHTVHMVRGSAPAAAPPSAVPPSAAPNNGGAGLTDGGASLFPGLGLGTIGGTGASGLFGTGLPEFEQLQEQLTQNPNMMTEIMNTPAIQSLMNNPDVMRSLIMSNPQMREIMDQNPELSHILNDPSILRQTLEAARNPELMREMMRNTDRAMSNIESSPEGFNMLRRMYENVQEPLLNATTMGGGTGTDAASNPFAALLRNQGAAQNREGSDSSATGPETATGTTIPNSNPLPNPWGGSQSNNATGTNTTGDARLPPTAGVRGLGIPGLEQMGISDPSVFNQLLQNPAMTQMMQNLLSNPQYMDQILGLNPQLRSMLDTNPQLREMMQNPEIVRELASPEMMQQMMAFQQQLSQLSRQQSTPEGAQNNQGNQNNMGLDVLMNMLGGFGAGGLNVPSTNNPNVPPEELYARQLSQLQDMGFYDREENIRALRATSGNVHAAVERLLGSTAR; from the exons ATGGGTACAGAGGGAGAGATAGGCGTCGGCGTCGTGGGAGGGGAAGATGCGAATGTTAACATCCGATGCTCCAACGGTTCTAAATTTTCGGTGCGAACGGCTCTCCAATCCACGGTGGGGGAGTTCAAGGGTTTATTGGCGCAGAATTGCGATATCCCTGCTGAACAGCAACGGTTGATTTACAAAGGTCGGATCTTGAAGGATGACCAAACCCTTGTCAGCTATG GTTTGCAGGCAGATCACACTGTCCATATGGTTCGTGGTTCTGCACCTGCTGCAGCACCACCGTCTGCTGTTCCTCCCAGTGCTGCCCCCAATAATGGGGGCGCTGGGCTTACTGATGGCGGTGCTTCATTGTTTCCTGGGCTTGGTTTAGGGACGATTGGCGGCACAGGCGCATCTGGATTATTTGGAACTGGTCTTCCCGAGTTTGAACAGTTGCAGGAACAGCTAACTCAGAACCCTAACATGATGACGGAGATAATGAACACCCCTGCGATCCAAAGCTTAATGAACAATCCTGATGTTATGCGCAGCTTAATTATGAGTAACCCTCAAATGCGTGAGATCATGGACCAGAATCCTGAACTTTCTCACATTCTCAACGATCCCAGTATCCTTAGGCAAACACTTGAAGCTGCACGGAATCCGGAATTAATGCGTGAGATGATGCGGAACACTGACAGGGCCATGAGTAATATTGAATCTTCTCCCGAGGGATTTAATATGCTCAGGCGCATGTACGAAAATGTCCAAGAACCCCTTTTAAACGCAACAACTATGGGTGGTGGCACTGGAACTGATGCTGCATCAAATCCATTTGCAGCTCTATTGAGGAATCAAGGTGCTGCTCAAAACCGAGAGGGGTCTGATTCTTCAGCCACTGGTCCTGAAACGGCTACAGGAACCACAATTCCAAACAGCAATCCACTTCCCAACCCATGGG GCGGTTCCCAATCAAATAATGCTACAGGAACTAATACAACTGGTGATGCTAGACTACCTCCTACTGCTGGGGTGAGGGGGCTTGGTATACCTGGATTGGAGCAAATGGGAATTTCAGATCCCTCTGTATTCAATCAATTATTGCAGAATCCGGCCATGACACAAATGATGCAAAATTTGCTTTCTAATCCCCAGTACATGGATCAA ATCCTAGGCTTAAATCCTCAACTTCGCAGCATGCTTGATACGAACCCTCAGTTGAGAGAAATGATGCAAAATCCTGAGATTGTACGTGAGTTGGCCTCTCCTGAAATGATGCAG CAAATGATGGCTTTCCAGCAACAACTCTCTCAACTTAGTCGGCAGCAATCCACCCC GGAAGGAGCTCAGAACAATCAGG GAAACCAAAATAATATGGGTTTGGATGTTCTGATGAACATGCTTGGTGGATTCGGAGCTGGTGGTTTGAATGTTCCAAGCACAAACAATCCTAATG TGCCCCCGGAGGAGCTGTATGCTAGGCAACTATCACAGCTTCAAGATATGGGTTTCTATGACAGGGAGGAAAATATCAGAGCTCTCCGCGCTACATCAGGAAACGTTCACGCTGCTGTGGAACGACTTTTGGGGAGCACAGCTCGATAG
- the LOC140987723 gene encoding calcium-dependent protein kinase 26 isoform X1: MGNTCRGSFRSKPLQGYNQPEDQSNSKHNTTSSSSDSYSPTGNSQHIVDTQQNHKKNPNLPAVTSPRKESVMNRGANNQAYFVLGHKTANIRDLYTLGHKLGQGQFGTTFLCTELSTGIEYACKSISKRKLISKEDVEDVRREIQIMHHLAGHKNIVTIKGAYEDPLYVHIVMELCAGGELFDRIIQRGHYSERKAAELTKIVVGVVEACHSLGVMHRDLKPENFLLVNKDDDFSLKAIDFGLSVFFKPGQIFTDVVGSPYYVAPEVLLKHYGPEADVWTAGVILYILLSGVPPFWAGKMSYSSKQIHIHVQCIDGYPDCSENQQGIFDAVLKGHIDFSSDPWPLISESAKDLIRKMLCMRPSDRFTAHEVLCHPWICENGVAPDKSLDPAVLSRLKQFSAMNKLKKMALRVIAESLSEEEIAGLTEMFRAMDTDNSGAITFDELKVGLRKYGSTLKDTEIRDLMDAADVDNSGTIDYGEFIAATIHLNKLEREEHLLGAFQYFDKDGSGYITVDELQQACIEHGMTDVFLEDIIKEVDQDNDGRIDYGEFVAMMTKGNGVGRRTMRNSLNISMRDAPGAL, from the exons ATGGGCAATACATGCCGTGGGTCTTTCAGAAGCAAACCATTACAGGGCTACAACCAGCCCGAAGACCAGTCAAACTCTAAACACAACACCACTTCCAGCTCTTCTGACAGTTACTCTCCCACTGGGAACTCGCAGCATATTGTTGACACACAACAAAACCACAAAAAGAACCCTAATTTGCCAGCCGTCACCAGCCCCAGGAAAGAGAGTGTCATGAACCGAGGCGCTAATAATCAAGCTTACTTTGTGTTAGGTCACAAGACTGCTAACATCCGGGATCTTTACACCCTTGGGCATAAATTAGGACAAGGCCAATTTGGCACTACCTTTTTGTGCACTGAGTTGTCGACAGGCATTGAATATGCTTGTAAATCTATATCAAAAAGGAAGCTTATTTCCAAAGAAGATGTTGAAGATGTGAGAAGGGAGATTCAGATAATGCACCACCTGGCTGGTCACAAGAACATAGTCACCATTAAAGGGGCATATGAAGACCCCCTTTACGTTCACATTGTGATGGAGCTTTGTGCTGGTGGTGAATTGTTCGACCGCATAATACAAAGGGGGCACTACAGTGAGAGAAAAGCGGCTGAACTGACTAAGATCGTTGTAGGAGTTGTGGAGGCCTGCCATTCACTTGGGGTTATGCATAGAGATCTTAAACCGGAGAACTTTTTGTTGGTCAATAAAGATGATGATTTCTCTCTTAAAGCAATTGATTTTGGTCTATCTGTTTTCTTCAAGCCAG GTCAGATTTTCACCGATGTGGTTGGGAGCCCATACTATGTTGCACCAGAGGTTCTTTTGAAGCATTATGGCCCAGAAGCAGATGTGTGGACAGCAGGGGTGATACTGTATATATTACTGAGCGGGGTGCCACCATTTTGGGCTGGTAAGATGTCATATTCAAGTAAGCAAATCCACATTCATGTGCAATGTATTGATGGTTATCCCGATTGTTCAGAAAATCAACAGGGGATATTTGATGCGGTTTTGAAGGGACACATAGATTTCAGTTCCGACCCTTGGCCATTGATATCTGAAAGTGCTAAGGATCTTATTCGAAAGATGTTATGCATGAGACCTTCAGACAGGTTTACTGCCCATGAAGTATTGT GCCACCCTTGGATATGTGAAAATGGTGTTGCACCTGACAAATCCCTGGATCCAGCTGTACTTTCCCGCCTTAAACAGTTTTCTGCTAtgaataaattgaagaaaatggCGTTGCGG GTGATAGCTGAAAGCTTGTCAGAAGAGGAGATTGCTGGCTTGACAGAGATGTTTAGAGCCATGGACACTGATAATAGTGGCGCAATCACATTTGATGAACTCAAAGTTGGTTTAAGAAAATATGGATCAACATTAAAGGATACAGAAATTCGCGATCTTATGGATGCA GCTGATGTAGACAATAGTGGAACAATTGACTATGGTGAATTTATAGCAGCAACAATTCATTTGAATAAACTAGAACGCGAGGAACATCTTTTGGGAGCATTCCAATATTTTGACAAGGATGGAAGTGGTTATATTACAGTTGATGAACTTCAACAAGCTTGTATTGAGCATGGTATGACAGATGTTTTCCTTGAAGATATTATCAAAGAAGTCGATCAAGATAAT GATGGAAGGATAGATTATGGGGAATTTGTTGCTATGATGACTAAAGGAAATGGCGTTGGGAGGCGAACCATGCGGAACAGCTTAAATATTAGCATGAGAGATGCCCCTGGAGCTCTATAA
- the LOC140987723 gene encoding calcium-dependent protein kinase 26 isoform X2, with product MGNTCRGSFRSKPLQGYNQPEDQSNSKHNTTSSSSDSYSPTGNSQHIVDTQQNHKKNPNLPAVTSPRKESVMNRGANNQAYFVLGHKTANIRDLYTLGHKLGQGQFGTTFLCTELSTGIEYACKSISKRKLISKEDVEDVRREIQIMHHLAGHKNIVTIKGAYEDPLYVHIVMELCAGGELFDRIIQRGHYSERKAAELTKIVVGVVEACHSLGVMHRDLKPENFLLVNKDDDFSLKAIDFGLSVFFKPGQIFTDVVGSPYYVAPEVLLKHYGPEADVWTAGVILYILLSGVPPFWAENQQGIFDAVLKGHIDFSSDPWPLISESAKDLIRKMLCMRPSDRFTAHEVLCHPWICENGVAPDKSLDPAVLSRLKQFSAMNKLKKMALRVIAESLSEEEIAGLTEMFRAMDTDNSGAITFDELKVGLRKYGSTLKDTEIRDLMDAADVDNSGTIDYGEFIAATIHLNKLEREEHLLGAFQYFDKDGSGYITVDELQQACIEHGMTDVFLEDIIKEVDQDNDGRIDYGEFVAMMTKGNGVGRRTMRNSLNISMRDAPGAL from the exons ATGGGCAATACATGCCGTGGGTCTTTCAGAAGCAAACCATTACAGGGCTACAACCAGCCCGAAGACCAGTCAAACTCTAAACACAACACCACTTCCAGCTCTTCTGACAGTTACTCTCCCACTGGGAACTCGCAGCATATTGTTGACACACAACAAAACCACAAAAAGAACCCTAATTTGCCAGCCGTCACCAGCCCCAGGAAAGAGAGTGTCATGAACCGAGGCGCTAATAATCAAGCTTACTTTGTGTTAGGTCACAAGACTGCTAACATCCGGGATCTTTACACCCTTGGGCATAAATTAGGACAAGGCCAATTTGGCACTACCTTTTTGTGCACTGAGTTGTCGACAGGCATTGAATATGCTTGTAAATCTATATCAAAAAGGAAGCTTATTTCCAAAGAAGATGTTGAAGATGTGAGAAGGGAGATTCAGATAATGCACCACCTGGCTGGTCACAAGAACATAGTCACCATTAAAGGGGCATATGAAGACCCCCTTTACGTTCACATTGTGATGGAGCTTTGTGCTGGTGGTGAATTGTTCGACCGCATAATACAAAGGGGGCACTACAGTGAGAGAAAAGCGGCTGAACTGACTAAGATCGTTGTAGGAGTTGTGGAGGCCTGCCATTCACTTGGGGTTATGCATAGAGATCTTAAACCGGAGAACTTTTTGTTGGTCAATAAAGATGATGATTTCTCTCTTAAAGCAATTGATTTTGGTCTATCTGTTTTCTTCAAGCCAG GTCAGATTTTCACCGATGTGGTTGGGAGCCCATACTATGTTGCACCAGAGGTTCTTTTGAAGCATTATGGCCCAGAAGCAGATGTGTGGACAGCAGGGGTGATACTGTATATATTACTGAGCGGGGTGCCACCATTTTGGGCTG AAAATCAACAGGGGATATTTGATGCGGTTTTGAAGGGACACATAGATTTCAGTTCCGACCCTTGGCCATTGATATCTGAAAGTGCTAAGGATCTTATTCGAAAGATGTTATGCATGAGACCTTCAGACAGGTTTACTGCCCATGAAGTATTGT GCCACCCTTGGATATGTGAAAATGGTGTTGCACCTGACAAATCCCTGGATCCAGCTGTACTTTCCCGCCTTAAACAGTTTTCTGCTAtgaataaattgaagaaaatggCGTTGCGG GTGATAGCTGAAAGCTTGTCAGAAGAGGAGATTGCTGGCTTGACAGAGATGTTTAGAGCCATGGACACTGATAATAGTGGCGCAATCACATTTGATGAACTCAAAGTTGGTTTAAGAAAATATGGATCAACATTAAAGGATACAGAAATTCGCGATCTTATGGATGCA GCTGATGTAGACAATAGTGGAACAATTGACTATGGTGAATTTATAGCAGCAACAATTCATTTGAATAAACTAGAACGCGAGGAACATCTTTTGGGAGCATTCCAATATTTTGACAAGGATGGAAGTGGTTATATTACAGTTGATGAACTTCAACAAGCTTGTATTGAGCATGGTATGACAGATGTTTTCCTTGAAGATATTATCAAAGAAGTCGATCAAGATAAT GATGGAAGGATAGATTATGGGGAATTTGTTGCTATGATGACTAAAGGAAATGGCGTTGGGAGGCGAACCATGCGGAACAGCTTAAATATTAGCATGAGAGATGCCCCTGGAGCTCTATAA
- the LOC140988577 gene encoding alpha-1,3-mannosyl-glycoprotein 2-beta-N-acetylglucosaminyltransferase-like, whose translation MGNRFCDYRYLLLFAAVPFIYIQMRLFTAQSEYADRLADAIESETQCTIQTRLLIDQISQQQGQILALEEERKRQDKECGQLRALVQDLERKGVKKLVGDLQVPVAAVVVMSCNRADYLERTINSILKYQIPFASRYPLFISQDGSDPLVKKKALSYDQLTYMQHLDYEPVHTERPGELIAYYKIARHYKWALDKLFYEHKFDKVIILEDDMEIAPDFFDYFEAGAALLEHDTSIMAISSWNDNGQKQFVHDPYILYRSDFFPGLGWMLSRSIWDELSPKWPKAYWDDWLRLKENRGGRQFIRPEVCRTYNFGEHGSSMGQFFKQYLEPIKLNDVQVDWKSMDLSFLEEDKYAKYFADLLKKATPMHGADAVLKAHNIEGDVRVSYRDQSDFEYIARQFGIFEEWKDGVPRTAYKGVVVVRYHPPRRVFLVGPDSLQQFGIR comes from the exons ATGGGGAACCGGTTCTGCGATTACCGGTACCTGCTCCTCTTCGCCGCCGTCCCATTCATCTACATCCAG ATGCGACTTTTCACCGCTCAATCAGAGTATGCTGATCGTCTTGCTGATGCT ATTGAATCAGAAACTCAGTGTACTATACAGACACGACTGTTAATTGATCAGATCAGCCAGCAACAAGGACAAATTCTTGCTCTTGAAG AGGAAAGGAAGCGTCAAGATAAGGAATGCGGACAGTTGAGAGCACTTGTTCAAGATCTTGAAA GGAAGGGTGTTAAGAAATTGGTTGGTGATTTACAG GTTCCAGTAGCAGCTGTCGTGGTTATGTCTTGTAACCGTGCCGATTACCTTGAAAGAACTATAAATTCTATTCTAAA ATATCAAATTCCGTTCGCATCAAGATATCCTCTATTCATATCACAG GATGGATCAGATCCTCTTGTTAAGAAGAAGGCTTTGAGTTATGATCAGCTAACGTACATGCAG CATTTGGATTATGAACCAGTGCATACTGAAAGGCCTGGGGAGTTGATTGCTTACTACAAGATTGCAC GCCATTATAAATGGGCACTGGATAAGTTGTTCTATGAACACAAGTTTGACAAAGTAATCATTCTCGAAG ATGATATGGAAATTGCTCCTGATTTCTTTGACTATTTTGAGGCTGGAGCTGCTCTCCTTGAACACGACAC ATCTATCATGGCGATTTCTTCATGGAACGATAATGGGCAAAAGCAGTTTGTACACGATCCTT ATATTCTTTATCGCTCAGATTTTTTCCCTGGTCTTGGATGGATGCTCTCTAGATCCATATGGGATGAATTGTCTCCTAAATGGCCAAAGG CTTACTGGGATGACTGGTTGCGGCTGAAAGAGAATCGTGGAGGGCGTCAATTCATTCGCCCAGAAGTGTGCAGAACATATAACTTTGGAGAGCAT GGTTCCAGTATGGGGCAGTTTTTCAAACAATATCTTGAACCTATCAAACTGAATGATGTCCAG GTTGATTGGAAGTCAATGGACCTGAGCTTCTTGGAGGAG GATAAGTATGCAAAATACTTTGCTGACCTGCTTAAAAAAGCGACTCCAATGCATGGAGCTGATGCTGTTCTCAAGGCACATAACATTGAAGGGGATGTACGTGTCTCTTACCGTGACCAATCAGATTTTGAGTACATTGCTAGACAGTTCGGCATTTTTGAAGAATGGAAG GATGGTGTCCCCAGAACGGCGTATAAAGGAGTAGTTGTTGTCCGTTATCATCCACCGAGGCGCGTATTCCTAGTCGGCCCGGATTCTCTCCAACAATTTGGAATCAGATAG
- the LOC140987724 gene encoding ubiquitin domain-containing protein DSK2b-like isoform X1 translates to MGTEGEIGVGVVGGEDANVNIRCSNGSKFSVRTALQSTVGEFKGLLAQNCDIPAEQQRLIYKGRILKDDQTLVSYGLQADHTVHMVRGSAPAAAPPSAVPPSAAPNNGGAGLTDGGASLFPGLGLGTIGGTGASGLFGTGLPEFEQLQEQLTQNPNMMTEIMNTPAIQSLMNNPDVMRSLIMSNPQMREIMDQNPELSHILNDPSILRQTLEAARNPELMREMMRNTDRAMSNIESSPEGFNMLRRMYENVQEPLLNATTMGGGTGTDAASNPFAALLRNQGAAQNREGSDSSATGPETATGTTIPNSNPLPNPWGGSQSNNATGTNTTGDARLPPTAGVRGLGIPGLEQMGISDPSVFNQLLQNPAMTQMMQNLLSNPQYMDQILGLNPQLRSMLDTNPQLREMMQNPEIVRELASPEMMQQMMAFQQQLSQLSRQQSTPEGAQNNQGTRNQNNMGLDVLMNMLGGFGAGGLNVPSTNNPNVPPEELYARQLSQLQDMGFYDREENIRALRATSGNVHAAVERLLGSTAR, encoded by the exons ATGGGTACAGAGGGAGAGATAGGCGTCGGCGTCGTGGGAGGGGAAGATGCGAATGTTAACATCCGATGCTCCAACGGTTCTAAATTTTCGGTGCGAACGGCTCTCCAATCCACGGTGGGGGAGTTCAAGGGTTTATTGGCGCAGAATTGCGATATCCCTGCTGAACAGCAACGGTTGATTTACAAAGGTCGGATCTTGAAGGATGACCAAACCCTTGTCAGCTATG GTTTGCAGGCAGATCACACTGTCCATATGGTTCGTGGTTCTGCACCTGCTGCAGCACCACCGTCTGCTGTTCCTCCCAGTGCTGCCCCCAATAATGGGGGCGCTGGGCTTACTGATGGCGGTGCTTCATTGTTTCCTGGGCTTGGTTTAGGGACGATTGGCGGCACAGGCGCATCTGGATTATTTGGAACTGGTCTTCCCGAGTTTGAACAGTTGCAGGAACAGCTAACTCAGAACCCTAACATGATGACGGAGATAATGAACACCCCTGCGATCCAAAGCTTAATGAACAATCCTGATGTTATGCGCAGCTTAATTATGAGTAACCCTCAAATGCGTGAGATCATGGACCAGAATCCTGAACTTTCTCACATTCTCAACGATCCCAGTATCCTTAGGCAAACACTTGAAGCTGCACGGAATCCGGAATTAATGCGTGAGATGATGCGGAACACTGACAGGGCCATGAGTAATATTGAATCTTCTCCCGAGGGATTTAATATGCTCAGGCGCATGTACGAAAATGTCCAAGAACCCCTTTTAAACGCAACAACTATGGGTGGTGGCACTGGAACTGATGCTGCATCAAATCCATTTGCAGCTCTATTGAGGAATCAAGGTGCTGCTCAAAACCGAGAGGGGTCTGATTCTTCAGCCACTGGTCCTGAAACGGCTACAGGAACCACAATTCCAAACAGCAATCCACTTCCCAACCCATGGG GCGGTTCCCAATCAAATAATGCTACAGGAACTAATACAACTGGTGATGCTAGACTACCTCCTACTGCTGGGGTGAGGGGGCTTGGTATACCTGGATTGGAGCAAATGGGAATTTCAGATCCCTCTGTATTCAATCAATTATTGCAGAATCCGGCCATGACACAAATGATGCAAAATTTGCTTTCTAATCCCCAGTACATGGATCAA ATCCTAGGCTTAAATCCTCAACTTCGCAGCATGCTTGATACGAACCCTCAGTTGAGAGAAATGATGCAAAATCCTGAGATTGTACGTGAGTTGGCCTCTCCTGAAATGATGCAG CAAATGATGGCTTTCCAGCAACAACTCTCTCAACTTAGTCGGCAGCAATCCACCCC GGAAGGAGCTCAGAACAATCAGGGTACAA GAAACCAAAATAATATGGGTTTGGATGTTCTGATGAACATGCTTGGTGGATTCGGAGCTGGTGGTTTGAATGTTCCAAGCACAAACAATCCTAATG TGCCCCCGGAGGAGCTGTATGCTAGGCAACTATCACAGCTTCAAGATATGGGTTTCTATGACAGGGAGGAAAATATCAGAGCTCTCCGCGCTACATCAGGAAACGTTCACGCTGCTGTGGAACGACTTTTGGGGAGCACAGCTCGATAG